The DNA segment TACAGAGCATAGGTTCTCACAAATGCGGAATGATCCCATGAATTGGAATGAGCCTCATCACGGAAATCCGACATGTTCAATAATCTAGTCCCCCTTCTAGTAGCATACATGATCTCCTGCTGGAAAACAGCATCTCCGTCGTTGAGCAAACGATGAATTAACATCAAACACTTGAGGACAACGATCCAATCCCGAGTCTTCCCCAATCTTTTAGATATAGCAACCACACAGGCGTTAACATAACCACGAGAGAGAGAGTTCAAACGGAGAATCTCCCTAATATACTTCTCGGATGCCGGGTCATCATCGTGACTGGTGGCTTTCACTATGGCGACTTCCAGCTCCGGCGCCATGTTGCTGGCAACCTTAGCGATTCCGATGCTGGCTTGGTCCTTCACCGTCCCAATGGCTTTCCGAATCGTGGTCGGCGGCATGGCTTGAGCTAAGTTTTATCCGATATCCCGCGCTCAAAAACCTGGAGTACAACAATGGAAAAACTTCGATGACGTGGTCAAGAAATCGAAAGCAACAAATGGGTTTTGTAGTTTATTCACCTCAAAACAATAAATCACTAAGATCTAGACGATGAATCTCAGAACAGAAAATTCACCGGCAGATCTGATCTTCAGGGTTTAAAAATATGATCTTTGAAAATGTAAAAAGAACACAAGATAATGCTGAATGAATTGGATATCCAATGAATCCACCGTTCGTCGTCATGCGATGAAAGTGTGAAAAAAGACCTGGCCTAGAGGGTTTCACTTGACTTTTGGGCCATGAGATCATGAAACTCTATAATTCTACCACCCCTTTTACCAAAAATATGTGTATACTTCACGTGGACATCACTCCACGTGAAGTATTATGTCGAATGAAGTTcatcttttatatttttctcaTGTCCAAATCACaacattcaaaattttctttaaacactcgtatgctttaaattaaataaacatacaaAAGATGTTTAGCAATATACATTTAGTGAATAATTTCACTTGACACCAACTACTTCGTTATTAacggatatagctcttgttgGAAATCCCAACAAActtttttcaaatctttttctttaatcttcgaatcaggtccacgaccggatTACTAGTTCATCTTCTAACTTacactagaaagtatagaagatATTTTACGTACAGATAGaacacaaagaaaaaaaatgaacccAATACCTATTAATTAAGGTGGCCGAAACTTCAAAATTTGAgagctgaaattttttttctcttgccAAAGATTTCTTTCGAATGATCCTTTTTCTATAAGAATAATAATTCTTATTATATTTCTAATCCAtcctttacttaattaattagattaattaagttaattcaaGATTGTAAATGCATGCCATATATTAGCCAATCTCGAATTTTGATGCACATATTTTTGAGAATATCatgtattaaaattatttgctttgtgtaaaagtttttaaaattatgatatcatgaatattttcattttaaataaatcaataccatattttataaataaataaaaaaaacttaatgtgctttattttaactcaattaaaatataatttaatcattaaattcatttgaactttaacaaattagcatgatgggcttatactcttacaagtcCATGATACATGCTCCCATTATATTAATCTCGTCTATCGTCGATCCAATATCATcaatgtgacaatttcaacttctttgttattatgatgcacactttaatttcgagatcaccaatgtctaaataagacAGATGCACTCCCTTTGACTGTCTTTAGCCATCATGCTCTCCAAATTTCTataaagttttataaactttatttataagcttatcgatggatcatatcaaacttatttcttataaattcaactcattgaatttattatctaaaCGAGAACATGTAAACCAGTGCTAGTGTGACtttcaatggttcagagatacagctagcctTGGGTTCACAACtttttgtgattcaggacaatttcctttattcaTGTTTACCATAATTTTCCCACATTacatgcaccaacatttgatcatgagaatgtaaGAAACTTTTTTCTGATTAAACttatcgaatcatggtaagaggcGTCTAGTAGCATCCCCTCATGATTTCctaagtatcactgatagtgtctgcaagaaccaatcggttatgattaacgtacagtaaggtcttttcatctcatatatatcGATTgaatctacaaccattggttcatcgaaggttgtatattaaatttgatagctatgtgatacaatcatgaaatattcacAGTGTCATCGCATGCATAACTAGATAACTTTttccctaatgtacatctcacACTCTAGCCAGATATTTAATATACTATTATTTCgatagatcacataggatatccacacccctAGGTGAGCgatgaattcccgactacaatgcaccgGCTCCTACACATGTTgcaattgcacccaacctcACCACCTTGTGACCCTCGTGGAGtcgtaaacgagtcaaagcacagccctaacatatagagcctcagtatTGTCTCGGATCGTAAGGATTAATTACGTACAATCACAATCACAGActtttcctctcgatgaatgaaagccacttggaaagttcgaggaatggttgttcggtataatcatcgtATGATTACCCATTTGCATgatggacatctctatgcccttaccatgaacacggtacacaacatcacatatgctagtctcaatCTCAAACGacttttatccttgttttaggcatctgaatcgactaggaacgaatttagaatatacaaggTTTACAAATGATTTTcaagatcgaattacgattcatttgtattaaaatatgatcaaggactttatcaatgtcgattgcatgagtatacaaataaagtaaaatgaaaccatgaaaagttaaattatattaaaataaagattgtttaatACACTTGaatcaataaattctctagccaaAAGTTAGCTTACAGAACCTCTACTCTAACATCTTGTACAATTCTCATGTGCCTGGATTTCAGTTTATGCGTGGTTTGTATTGCTAGTGTTATAAAAATCAAGTCATTATATTGTGAAAGATTACTATTTCACTCCCTATATGCAAGATAATATAGTATCGAGTAAAAAGATTATAACTTTTGCTTTGACGTACGTCCTGGTCGGTCTATTATTTTCATCTCACTTGTTTCCATATTTGCATTCATTTACTTTAAACCGTTCCCCGAGATATTACCATGATTGCTGTTACATAcccttttttttaatgaaattactttCATTAAATTACTTTAAACCGTTCCCCCGAGATATTACCATGATTGCTGTTACATACCCTTGGTTACAGGTGAATGTGTTGTGTGATGGCGTGATTTCTTATTAGTTACCGACTACGAAAGCCAAATCACAGATGCCTATAGCCATACTTCATAGAATTCGGAGCCCTCGATACTCTCTCCATAAGCTCGGACAAGAAATTGTCGTGTAAAAAAGAACATGCCGTAAGATGATCATTTCTGACAAAACAGGTAAAACTGATGGATGATCAGCTGATCAAGCCCACCAAGAAAAGAGCCAAGGTGCAAACACAGACGATGAGCCTGCTCTTGAAGCTCAAGGTCCGAAGATCTTGATTCTGGAGCGCGTAGCTGGGGTTAGGCATGCTTAACGGACCGGTTCGGTCCGGAGCCGGCCCGGAACCGGATCCGGTATGGAAGAACCGGACCCGAAACCATGTATAATCCTTTGGTTTGTGGGTTGAATCGGTTCCGAACTCATCGGACCCAGAACTGGTAGGAACCGGTCTGAAACTAGTTCGATGGAACCGATAAGCATGCCTAGCTGCGGTATTTCTAATGGCAGTGGAACATGTTGCAAATCTATTAAGTCGGCCTACTAATTGCTTCTCGTATAAGATCAATGAAGTTGGGTTATTTAAATCTTAGTTTGACAACTATTAAAGGGCTAGTAACCTGTCCTTCGGGTACTGTTAGCCGCGTTAAGTAACATGTATGGTAACCAATCTTACAGAAAGATaagaaaataaacaagaaaattacaTAAAAGTGCGCTTTTATTCATCGATAGACAACCAACACCACAAGGTTACAAAGCAACGGAGCATTTCAAGGAGAGAAATACATAACAAGAAGGTTGCAAGGGGGATGCAGTTTACAAGAAAAGAAGCCTGCAAAACCAGGGATTGGTAATACAAAAAACAACCCTTTCATAGAGAAAAGGTTATCATGGCAGACTGAAAGTAATATCTGCCATGGCCAAAGCCCACGAAAGCAAGGCAACAGACGTCAAACTGCCAAAGCAACCATGAAATAACCCTCACACCGactcaatcaaaacatgaaataaGACAACATATGCAATGTAGAGACTCGGTTAAGCCAAGACTTCTACATACCCTAAGAAGAAGAGAGACTGCTTGAAACAATGCAAAGATTCAGCATCCACCGTCCTCAGTATGTTCTCAGCTACGTGTGGGCCCAGTAGAAGGATAGCTCCCATAATCGAGAACTAAAATTCTTGAAACAACTTTCTAATGGAATGAAAGCTGCAAAAAAGGGTTACCCAAGCCACTTTCACTGGAAAAAAGCAAGGTAGAAGACGGACACTGAACCAGGTGACAAAGACCCATACACCAATGGACCCAAAAACAACTCGCACTAACTGCTGCCTACCAAGACCTTCATGGAAGTAGTCGACATTGAANGCTAACTGCTGCCTACCAAGACCTTCATGGAAGTAGTCGACATTGAAGCTCGGCCCACCAAGTTAATAAAGAACATCGCACCTCCAAAGCTGCTCTAGAAGCAGATCAATACCGCTGCTGCTGATTCCATTGCAGTGCTGGATGTTAAGCCCCACCAAAGTCTTCCCCAACACTCCCAAGAATGGTAAGCTTTTGTCAGACACGAAAGAGCAACCTGCCAGGGAAAACATCTGTAAACTTCGCTGCTCAGCACCAGCCAAGGAGACAATCCCAGAATCAGTTATTCCACACTTTGAAACATCCAACTCGCTCAGCACGGAGCAGTTCCAAGCAATTTCGGACAGGGTAACATCGGTGAGGTATTTGCACCCATCAAGATTCATAAGCTCAAGTGTTTCTCCATGCAGCTTAGTGATGGCCACAACTGAGTTGTCAGTCAGATTAACAGATCCACTAAGATTTAGCTTAATCAAACCAGATTCCAAACTGTGAACAAGAGGTAGAAGTCCAGCATCGGTGATTCCCTGAAGGCCACTAAGTTCTAATTGAGTCAGTTTAGGGCACATTCTACCCAATATGGCCAATCCGACATCACCAAATCCCGGGCAGTTGTGAATGACCAATGATCGAAGCGAATGGCAAATGGAAGTCAAAGGAAACACAAAATTTATGTCCCAGATCCCCAAGCAATTTGCTAAAGCAAGAGCCTTCAGTTTCCCACCACAGTTTGCAAGGATATGGAATACTCCACATTGTGTGATCNNNNNNNNNNNNNNNNNNNNNNNNNNNNNNNNNNNNNNNNNNNNNNNNNNNNNNNNNNNNNNNNNNNNNNNNNNNNNNNNNNNNNNNNNNNNNNNNNNNNACCAATAGCTCTAAGGCCAAGATTTGTCAGACCACGGGTAGAACTGCTTCCATGAATGGAAAGCTTTCCTAAACCTCCACGGCTTCCAGTTCCTACAGCAATAGATGCCAATCTCACGTCAGTTGCTTTTTTCCCTTCCAAGCATCGAGAAAGAAAACCATCTGAATCAGTTCCTTCAAATTCCTCCTTGTTCACAGTTTTAACCACGCTAGAATCAACAAATTCAACCTTGTCTTTGGGCTTGGATGCTTCATCAGCCTTCTCAGAAATAGATGTATTATCATGCTCCTCGGGACCAAGATTACTTTTAGCGGGGATTATCTCATCTCTATGGATGCTACTCAGAAGCATAAGCCAGCGTTTTGAGACACAGGCACAGGAACTTCTCTCTTGCCCTCCTGAGAGGCGTCTGAAAACCTCAAAGAGGCATGCATCAGGAAGAACCTCAATAGACGACTGCTGCCTAACCTCTTCACTGAAAATGAATGGAGCGCTGACACGAGACCTTTTCCTCGGGAAATACACATCCACATGGCGACCAAGAGGAAAAAACAAATTTGAATCCTTGGGATTTGTGTGCATAAACCACCTAGAACAAAAATCATCACCACCTGTAACCAAATTAGGAAAACTAACATCAgcttataattataatataaaaataatctttttttaagaaatatagTAAATCTGGTTTTTTGCTGCTTTTGCGATTTCTCTGGGAAATATGCAGATTTCGAATCTAATGCTGCAGAGTAACATAAAAGGACCACCATATCATGAATAAGTATGGATAAAGCACACAAGAACGATAAGCATAACCACAAACGGATAAAGCACACAAGAACGATAAGCATGACCAGTTAACCACAATCCAAATCACAGGGTCAGGAAGCACAAATTTCCTCCAAGTAAAAGCGAAGAGTCTACTATGTCTAATTCACCGGAAAAAGCCAAGCTGAATTCGGATGATAGGATCCTGTGTGTTTGAATTTCAAAAACTTAGTACAAATTCACTCAAATTGCATTAATAACTTTCCAATAcatcaatttcaatttcaagCCATTTCTTAACAATTCAAATAGCAAGTGATTGGGGTCATTTTAATTCCATCATTCAAACGAAATTCATTACATTTCTAAGGACCCAAGGAAGTCAGATATTACCCCcacaatcataaaatatcacgCTAAAATtaaacgttttaaaaaaaaggaatcGATAATAAAAAGACCACCAAAAAGTAAGGCGACAcaattataaagcaaaattaaaattaagacAATAAAAACTACAGACCACAACTCTTTGATGCATGTGAGAGTGCTCGAGGTTTGCAAATAGAACAGCAAGAtctagaaattaaaaaaaaaaaccacgaCACACGGGGCtaaaaatatgaactttatCCCAAATAAAGCAGTCCCGAAAAACACACACAGAGAATATAAACCTCAACCAAGAAAACCCACGAAAGATCAGCAAGCATACCACTGAAGTCGATGACTTTAGACATGAGAACGGCGTCTAAACCTCAATAAGACCGAATCCGAAGCGTGGAAGCCGAGAAAACCCTCTATCGAGAGCAAAAACAAACAGATCCAACAAGAAAAACACGATGAGGAGAGAATCAATAAGAACAAAATGCATCCGAGAAGAAAATCAACGGCAAAAGACGAGCGAAGAAAACCCTATTGAATAGGGCAAAAAGTAGAGAGAGAAGAGCAGAGAAATACAACACACAACGTCGAAATGCAAGCTTGTGGGTGTATTTCTCATATACATAGGTAGGGACCACTTTCCATTACAATAAATTGCGTGCAATGAATCAAGACTGTTACTTTATTACCAGGTTCAATGCTCCTtcccaaggttctaaaaagcgtgaacCGTCTCGAAACgcggatgtcgagctccaagTTTTTCAAgtttaagcgagattagcacatACTTAAACGTGAAAAaacgttttttatctttagtgtaattgtaattatctcaaaccaataaatagataaaataatacataaatatgataaatttaagtctgatgcattaattctcatatttataaaatcataaaaatatcaaaattacaatctttatttttttacaactagaccacattaaaaatgttaaatatatgtcaaatcattatcagacacgcttaatcataattaaaattaaaaaataaaaatctaaattataaacttaatttattattttaaaataaaaggacatactttcaaaattaaaaaaattaaaaaaataaataaatacgattaattgtgcttaaacATACTTAATTAAACATACAGTTTGACCGTTTTTTCCGCTTTATCCGAAGTGGGTAGTTTTTGCCGAGCTTTAAACTTAAGCGCGCTTAAGCGAGGCTTAAACGGACTTTTTAGAACCCTGCTCTTTCTTTTccatttgattgattgattgattgtaatttaaaatgttttaaataaagtTCGCAAAAATCAATGAGGGATcgtattaaaatttgaaattaaaaataaaataaaaacaaaacaaaaatcagATCAAGATATCGAATCTGTCTCTATTATTCAGATtcttaataataaattattatattacaaTTATATAATATGTTTGTGTGATCCTCCCTCCTTTCTTTctgataatttaattttgatatatctGTGATCCAAATTCTATTGTATCTGACTTGAAAAACTCGTACAAATATGTGGTACAATTTcgatttgagaattttaagaaGATATGTGGCCGCAGAGGAAATCCCAGAGCCAACCACTTACTAGCGGAGGAGCAGCAGCCTCTGTGCCTTTCCTCACTTCTAAGGAGTTTGGTTTTGTCGTCGGTGGAGTTGATTGAGTAAGTTAATATTTGAACAATGACCAATTATTGGTTTTGTCATTGGTCGAGTTGATTGAGTAAGTTAATATTTGAACAATGATCAATTATAcgacttttttttataaatatagttttgatgaGTTTATCGCATTATGCGATTTATTTGAGCTCATGATTAGAATGGTTTGCAAACTATTGTGTCAACTCAAGAATTTACTTAATACGAACGGAATGATAAAGACAGGTGgttctatattaatttttttaaaaaagttaggTTTTGTGGCATTGAGTGATTGTATTCCATTCTTTTCCTTGTATCAAATTTTTAAGCTAGAATTCTCATCATTGCCTGTGGTTTTTTACCATcttggttttttttaatatacaatttaatctttattatattattaccaTTCACTAATATTTTGAACAAGTGGAGCAGATAGTTTTTCGCCCCACTAGGTTTTGAATATTTGCAGCTGTAAGACATCAAATTAAAAGCAATTGGGTTTTGTTTAATTCCAATAAAATATGGACAGATTTGGTAGTTTGTTCGTATGAAATTAAAGTAATGCATCATCAAACATCCCCCCTCCCCATTAATCAAccctaattattattttgtcaaTAACAAACAAATTTGCAAATCTCCACTTGcgtataattttatttgatgTAAAGTTGGCAGCAAGGTGTTGAGAATCTCAATTGAATTGTTATTTGCATTTTTCACGATTTCATATTTATGAAACATATGGATTtagattataattttattgttaacggttaaaaaatatatcaatttttaaatctATATTTTTACTTTTCTACACATTAATATTATTACACAAATTATAATGAAATTCAAATGACATCATTATTGATGAACTTGAAATCCGTCATAATTATCATGACATACTATATAAGCACGTAAAGGTTAGATTTGAAGTTTTATCTAAATAGtaaaaatgtatttgaaatccatAGATTTCAAATCAATCAATACAAATACAACTTCGagttaatttttctaaattgataattaattgTCTCTTAGAACAGAATCATATTTGCATTAGGTTGTATTTGGATTATAAGTTTTGGATGTGATCAAGTATAAAGAAGGATTTGAATGAGTTTGTGCTCGTTACAATCACTAAAAAATAGCTAgttggaatttaaaatttattgtcaACTGAATTTACTCAAATAAAGCaatatatttgttattatgaatttaaaatcattaccttCACGTCAATCGTTCCAAATACAAAACAATTGTTtcacaatttaatttttttacaattgtaatttataaaattttcaattgtacattgagaaataaatattcaaattaaacAAAAAGTTTTAACATTGGATTCTTGTAATGACCTAAAGTTTCGATACAAAGAAAATAACCTAAGAAACACTATGAAGCCAAATGTTTAAACATGCTCTTCAATAGATGGGATACATAATGATATGCATCGTCTTGGTAGTATAGTTTTTTCCAAaagttattttttataattaaatttatggaCTCTTTAGAATTTCCGCGACCATATAATTTCCGCGATTTTTCCTGCtatattacattttttatttttatattatatatttagttcGAACGAATTTTtgtctataaataaaatttatgattaCACCCTTGATATTGGAGTTGTGAGACTGTCTAACGGAtttatatttgtgagacgaattgaCTCAgtctatatttaaaaaaaaattaatattttttacataaaaaataatattttttgattaaTTGTATTGAATTGGAGAtctatctcataaaattaatcGTTGAGGTAATTTCATATgaatttttgtgtatatatttttagatttgAGGTGCAAAAATGGAGATTGTAATAATAACGAGAATGGGTTTGGTAACGAAGAAAGGTGGGCCTCGAGTCAATTGtcattttgtatattttttattggtaAGACTATATATTATtgggttttttaaaaaaataatataaattaaaaatgtatttattaaaatattgcaaaatGGAAAGCGTTATGAAAATATCACAATTCTTCGTCCGATTCCCCGAAATTCAGTTGCTCAATTCTCCGCTTGACATTATTCCCAAATTCGACGATGTGTTGgtaatatttttgttattgatcatcattatattttttaagtatttaacaagtagtaattttatttttattattgttgaaataattttgttttataatgttattttttgataagaatGTTTAACATTGTTAGATAATATTATTGTTCGttgattttgttatttagtTCATCAAGCGAGTCTTAATActtttattgatgatttttcgaggtatgtatatatgtatcacaaatttatatttattattattattttattaatgatGACAAAAAAGATTTCAGGATCAGTTTTCAAAGAACTCATTCACAATCGAAAAATATCTTAAAAAGCTTAAGTCTTTATTCAATCCCCTTCTATACACTTTACTCGTATTAACCGATCCTAATAAGATGGATCTCTGAAGTTTACAtactttatgctcacttcctcaTGATGTCAATCTtttaggttgagacatgtaaatctcttccatGATGTCACCGATATTCCATTGTCATACCATGTTGTTATGGATATATTAATATCTTAACGAACTTGAACATTGTGACTGGAGAAATTTTTTAACCATAGTTAATACATTTCCTTCGAGTATATATTTTTGCTATGAAGGTCATAGTCTTCCCATCAAcccaaagtttttttttttgtaaattcatTTGCTTCTTAtgagaacaattccctcagCTAGATCCATGTACTAAGGACCACACTTGATTCGAATACATGAAGTTCTTCTCAAGCTGTATGGCTACAAGTCATTTAGATGAATCAGCATCAGAAAATGCTTCTCTAAAATTTCTTGGATCATATCTAGGAATGGTTTCATCTTGTACTTCTTAAAGAAGCATGCTCATTGTTGGAactttcaagttcgcaatctttgcttaattttgatgttaacaaaacttgttattttgtttttaataacctaccttagtgcgcaggtagctgaaactgaaatgatcagtttacgagCCAAAAATGAAGCTATCGgagatgctaactgaaagaaccaactgatcgaacgaactgaaccagttcaactgatgcatcgcaaatagctcaactgaatgtccagctgataggtagttatgcagaagatcttcagaagcccggccagctgatgaagagttcaactgatgaaaaacTCAGCTGACCAGgtaaactgaatcagtgaaatcagttcagctgacgagtctactgatttcactagatcagttcaaagaccagttgctgatcagtttgaagaaccagttcagaacatcagttaggagcaatcagttgcagatcacgacaagcttacttaatggattacatctgtgcacaaaggtacaaaagcaattgtactatcacagtacaatcatgaacgttgcatcagaagctcaaagccaaaagttccggaatggattccaaggaacaaattcaaaatgcaacggatacaataattgagtctcactgtacaatCAAGCTtcacgcctataaatagaagatcagtaaAGACTCAGTAACAACGATACACAATACACAGTGTGGCTGAAAGAGAGAACACAACaagaagaagggcacgcatattgtaTATTTGCTTACTAGAAGTAATTTGCccagagggaacacttcaagttatatcagcttagattagaagcatattttccctcagtgtatgagaacaccttcgggttgttatcattgttcggttctcacacacaccaccactcaaatatagtcttgcacaaagacaataaacttgtgtatgtagtttttgACACACAggcgttaaacaagtgttggctggaaggtggtGCTTTcaatctagactaggagttcatttaggcagtgggtaagtcctaagttgtgtaggatttgtacaaggtgttgtataaatctaagtcttctagtatatcctacccgtggaggtagaaggggtcacgtaggagcagttgaaatctccgaacatccataaacatatcttgtgtcttttaactgtttaattgcttgttttgttcttaactcatttgatcagttcagctgatatcaaTTCAGTTATGTCCATATACATTCAATTATGGCATGTGTTTAGGACACCTACATTGATGTTCAAACACATTGGTTTGAACACCAATATGGTGTTAATACCAATGTGGGTAGGTGTTACCCACCCACTTGTGCCACGTGatgtctttttttattattttattttttgaaagaagAGTGAAAGGGGTGGGCTGCTTGGCCCATCCCATTAATTACatacattaatattttataaatatgtatattatttaatttagtaatctattttaataattaaataaagattatttatttttaaatatattaaaatagtaacggttagttttattaaaaaaattagaaaattattttaacggctactttaataaaaaaaaattaaatattcatctATAAATACTCACACATTccacaaattatttcaaacatctaAACACATTATTCTACATCATAAATCACTAAAAACAAATTCTCTCTTCTATTTTCATcatatcaattttatttgaaaattttatttttaaaatcctaCTTTGTGCCGAAATGTATGAAAATTACCaaggtttttaaaaatttcgtGAATTATCCAAAAATGTCGGAAGAAAATACTTCTTCCCAAAATTCACAAATTCCACCAAATTATCTATATTTTCCATACTCATCAAATTATCCACACCACGCATATCTACCAAATTATCCCTATAATCCATATCCACCAAATTATTCATCTAATCCACATGCAACCGATATGCTTTTTACATCTCCGACGAAAAATGAACCTGTCATCCCGAGACTCATGTGCGTCACCAACTTCGTGCCGACTTAGTTgaacatatttggtcacaagacaacaACAATCTTTGAATTAGTATTTACATCTTCTCTTACgtttaatttatatg comes from the Primulina huaijiensis isolate GDHJ02 chromosome 8, ASM1229523v2, whole genome shotgun sequence genome and includes:
- the LOC140982104 gene encoding EIN3-binding F-box protein 1-like, which codes for MSKVIDFSGGDDFCSRWFMHTNPKDSNLFFPLGRHVDVYFPRKRSRVSAPFIFSEEVRQQSSIEVLPDACLFEVFRRLSGGQERSSCACVSKRWLMLLSSIHRDEIIPAKSNLGPEEHDNTSISEKADEASKPKDKVEFVDSSVVKTVNKEEFEGTDSDGFLSRCLEGKKATDVRLASIAVGTGSRGGLGKLSIHGSSSTRGLTNLGLRAIAQCGVFHILANCGGKLKALALANCLGIWDINFVFPLTSICHSLRSLVIHNCPGFGDVGLAILGRMCPKLTQLELSGLQGITDAGLLPLVHSLESGLIKLNLSGSVNLTDNSVVAITKLHGETLELMNLDGCKYLTDVTLSEIAWNCSVLSELDVSKCGITDSGIVSLAGAEQRSLQMFSLAGCSFVSDKSLPFLGVLGKTLVGLNIQHCNGISSSGIDLLLEQLWRCDVLY